AGACCCGCATCGCGATCCTGCGCAAGAAGGCGCAGATGGACCGCCTCGATGTGCCCGACGACGTCCTCGAACTGATCGCGAGCAGCATCGAGCGCAACATCCGCGAGCTCGAGGGCGCCCTGATCCGCGTGACGGCGTTCGCGTCGCTCAACAAGACCCGGATCGACCGGTCACTGGCCGAGGTCGTGCTGCGGGACCTGATCGCCGATGCCACCACGATGCAGATCAGCACGGCGGCGATCATGGCCGTCACCGCCGAGTACTTCGAGACCACGGTCGAGGAGCTGCGCGGCCCGGGTAAGACCAGGGCCCTGGCCCAGTCCCGGCAGATCGCGATGTACCTGTGCCGCGAGCTCACCGATCTGTCGCTGCCCAAGATCGGTCAGGCGTTCGGCCGTGACCACACCACGGTGATGTACGCCGAGAAGAAGATCCGCGGCGAGATGGCCGAGCGCCGTGAGGTGTTCGACCACGTCAAGGAACTCACCACCCGCATCCGCCAGCGCGCCAAGCGCTGAGCCACCAACTGCCGAACGCCCCGGGACACCCGGGGCGTTCGTCGTCTCGCAGACATTTTTTTGCCGACAACTTCTGTCACACGAGTGCCAGCCGTCACGCTCGAGGGCTGTGGATACCGATGTGCAAAACCTGCGGGCAAACCACAGGATGACCGCCGAACCTGTCCACACGGCCCCGGCTGTCCACACCCGCCGAGGACTTCACCCACCGCTGTCCACACACCGCGCACACCGCGACACACCGACGGGGCTGGGCAAACGGCCGTTCATCCCCAGATTCCACAGCGCCTATTACTGTTACTCGAATATCTTCCAAGAATTCTCTTCAGAAGAAGCACCTTGGGGAGATCGGTCCACTCACCGTGCCGGCCGTCCCCTGCTCACCCGCATGTCGGCCCGATCGATTAGCTTTCAAGTTGGTGCAGAAAGCTCTACGGTGTTTCATCGACGGCGGTTCTCCAGAGCGTGTCATTCGGTGTCGCACCGAGGCGCGGTTCGACGAACCCGCTGCTTAGAGCTCATTGCGGGGATTATCGAAGGGGCGCATAGGACGTGGCGACGACGACGGCTGGGCTGACCGACTTGAAGTTCCGCGTGGTCCGCGAGGACTTCGCGGATGCGGTGGCCTGGGTAGCCCGCAACCTGCCGACCCGGCCCACCATCCCGGTGCTGGCCGGTGTGCTGCTGACCGGCACCGATGAGGGCCTGACGATCTCGGGGTTCGACTACGAGGTTTCCGCCGAGGTCAAGGTCAGCGCTGAAATCGCTTCCGCGGGAAGTGTTCTGGTGTCCGGTCGTCTGCTGTCCGACATCACCAAGGCGCTGCCAGCCAAGCCCGTCGAGGTGGGTGTCGAGGGCACCAGGGTGTCGCTGACCTGCGGCAGTGCGCGCTTCTCGCTGCCCACGCTCGCGGTCGAGGACTACCCGGCACTGCCCGCGCTGCCCGAGGAGACCGGTGTGATCTCGTCGGATCTGTTCGCCGAGGCCATCGGCCAGGTGGCGGTGGCGGCAGGCCGCGACGACACGCTGCCGATGCTGACGGGTATCCGCGTGGAGATCTCCGGGGAGTCCGTCGTGCTCGCCGCGACGGACCGGTTCCGCCTCGCGGTGCGTGAACTCACCTGGGTCACCACCGCCGGTGACGTCGAGGCCGCGGTGCTGGTGCCTGCGAAGACGTTGGCCGAGGCCGCGAAGGCGGGCACCGACGGCAACCAGGTGCACCTGGCGCTGGGTTCGGGTGCCTCGGTCGGCAAGGACGGCCTGCTGGGGATCCGCAGCGAGGGCAAGCGCAGCACCACGCGTCTGCTCGACGCGGAGTTCCCCAAGTTCCGTCAGCTGCTGCCCGCCGAGCACACCGCGGTCGCCACGATCGGTGTCGCCGAACTCACCGAGGCCATCAAACGTGTCGCGCTCGTCGCCGACCGCGGCGCCCAGATCCGCATGGAGTTCGGCGACGACACGCTCAAGCTGTCGGCGGGCGCCGACGATGTGGGTCGCGCCGAGGAGGACCTGCCGGTGGACTTCGCCGGTGAGCCGCTCACCATCGCCTTCAACCCCACCTACCTCACCGACGGCCTGGGTTCACTGCACTCCGAGCGGGTGACCTTCGGGTTCACCACGCCGAGTCGACCTGCGGTGCTGCGGCCCGCAGGCGAGGATGATGGAACGGGCGGTGGTTCGGGACCGTTCCCGGCCGCCAAGACGGATTACGTGTATCTGCTGATGCCGGTGCGGCTTCCGGGCTGACCGGTCACGCCGGAGGGGAAGGGCGCGTATGCAACTCGGGTTGATCGGCCTGGGCAAGATGGGCTTCAACATGCGCGAACGTCTGCGCGAGGCCGGCCACGAGGTCATCGGTTACGACCCGCGTCCCGAGGTCAGCGACGTGGCGAACCTCGAGGAACTGGCCGCCGCGCTGACGGCGCCCCGGGTGGTGTGGGTCATGGTTCCGTCGGGCACCATCACGCACGCCACCATCGTCGAACTGGCGGATGTGCTCGGAGCCGGCGATCTGGTGATCGACGGCGGCAACTCGCGCTACACCGAAGACGGTCCGCACGCGAAGTTGTTGGGTGACAAGGGCATCAACTTCGTCGACGCCGGTGTTTCCGGTGGCGTCTGGGGTCTGACGGAAGGGTACGGGCTCATGGTCGGCGGCAGTGACGCCGACGTGGCTCGAGCCATGCCGATCTTCGACGCGCTGCGTCCGCCGGGGGATCTCGCCGACGGTTTCGTGCACGCCGGTCCGGTCGGCGCGGGTCATTACGCCAAGATGGTGCACAACGGCATCGAGTACGGGCTCATGCATGCCTACGCCGAGGGCTACGAACTACTTGCCGCCGAGGACCTCATCGTCGATCCACAGGCGGTGATCCAGGCCTGGAGCAACGGCACGGTGGTGCGGTCGTGGTTGCAGTCGCTGCTGGCCAAGGCGCTCAAGGAAGATCCGGGGTTCGCCGATATCAGTGGTTACACCGAAGATTCCGGTGAGGGACGCTGGACCGTGGAGGAAGCCATCGCGCACCGGGTGCCCATGCCGGTGATCGCCGCGTCGCTGTTCGCCCGGTTCGCCTCGAGGCAGGACGACTCGCCGACCATGAAGGCCGTCTCGGCGCTGCGCAACCAGTTCGGCGGTCACGCCGTGAAGCGGATCAGCGAGTCCGGTTAGGCAGATGGCATGTATGTCCGGCATCTCGGACTGACCGACTTCCGCTCGTGGGCGCGGGTTGAGCTGGAGCTCGAGCCGGGACGCACGGTGTTCGTCGGCCCCAACGGCTTCGGTAAGACGAACCTTGTTGAGGCACTGTGGTATTCGGCGACACTCGGCTCCCATCGGGTGGCCACCGACGCCCCGCTGGTCCGCGCGGGTGCCGAACGCGCGATCGTGTCGAGCATCGTCGTCAACGAGGGCAGGGAACTCGCGGTGGATCTCGAGATTACCAGCGGACGCGCCAACAAGGCGCGGCTGAACCGCTCCCCCGTGCGCAGTGCGCGTGAGATCCTCGGCGTCCTGCGCGCGGTGCTGTTCAGCCCGGAGGACCTCTCGCTGGTTCGCGGCGATCCGGGTGACCGCAGACGGTACCTCGACGAACTCGCGACCACCCGTCGGCCCGCGCTCGCCGGTGTCCGTGCGGATTACGACAAGGTGGTCCGCCAGCGCACCGCACTGCTGAAAACCGCTGCGGGAGCCCGTTATCGGGGTGACCGAAGCGTGCTCGACACGCTGGATGTGTGGGACGGGCACCTGGCCGCACACGGTGCGGCGCTGATCGCGTCGCGGGTGAAACTCGTCGAGGAACTGCAGCCGGAGGTGGAGAAGGCCTATCAGCTGCTCGCTCCCGCCTCGCGGCCCGCGGCGATCCGGTACCGCAGCAGTGTCGAGGCGATCGAGAATGCTGCCGCGCCCGAGAGTGTGGAGTTCTATGAGGCCGCGCTGCTCGACGCACTGGCGCGCCGGCGTGACGCCGAGCTCGAGCGCGGTGTGTGTCTGGTCGGGCCGCACCGCGACGATTTGGAATTGCGACTCGGCGACCAGCCCGCGAAAGGCTTTGCCAGCCATGGTGAATCGTGGTCGATGGCGCTGTCGCTGCGGCTCGGCGCATATGAGCTGCTGTGCTCGGACGGTGTCGAACCGGTGCTGCTGCTCGACGACGTGTTCGCCGAACTGGACACCGCGCGGCGGCGCGCGCTGGCCAACGTGGCCGGCTCAGCCGAGCAGGTTCTGGTGACAGCCGCTGTGGCCGAGGACATTCCGCAGGACTGGGATGCGCGCCGTATCGAGATCCGCATGGTCGAGGACGACGGCGGCCGGGTGTCGATGGTGCGGTCATGACCGACGACTTCGACACCGAGCCGGATCTCGACGACACCGCGGCCGCGCCGGTTGTCCCGGATCACCTCGCCGGTCTGCGCGGGATCGACCTGGTGCGTCGCACGCTCGAGGAGGCCCGCGGCGCGGCGCGCAGCCAGGGCAAGGATGTCGGGCGCGGACGCAGTGGGCCGGTGCGCCGCCCGGCCGGGAACCGCAGGCGCCGTACCTGGTCCGGCCCGGGTCCCGACGTGCGCGACCCTCAGCTGCTCGGCAACGTGGCCCAGGATCTCGCCAGGTCGCGAGGATGGGCGGCGCGGGTGGCCGAGGGTTCAGTGTTCGGCCGCTGGCGCGCCGTGGTGGGCGATCAGATCGCCGACCATGCGACCCCGACCGCGCTGAACGAGGGTGTGCTGACCGTGACGGCCGAGTCCACCGCATGGGCCACCCAGCTGCGGATGGTGCAGTCTCAGTTGCTGGCCAAGATCGCCGCGGCGGTCGGCGACGGCGTGGTCACCTCGCTGAAGATCGTCGGGCCGGCGGGCCCGTCGTGGCGCAAGGGTCGGTACCACGTGTCCGGCCGGGGACCCCGCGACACCTATGGGTGAGCTGCGTCACGTTCCGGTCGGTTCGCGCTTCAGAGCCGCCACAGGCCCTGCAAAGGTGCGCTGAAGCGTCCTCACGCTCGGACAGCCGAGAAATTCGACACACGGCGCGACTGGATAGGTGGAAACGCGGCCACAGGATCGGTGCTGTCGCCATCTCGCGGTAGACTGGTCGACGGATCTCAGGCGGTGTCTGCACCGCCTCCCAGTGAACCCCAAGGAGACGCGTCCGACGTGGCTGCCCAGAAGAACAATGCGCCCAAGGAGTATGGCGCCGATTCCATCACCATCCTCGAGGGTCTGGAAGCGGTCCGTAAACGTCCCGGCATGTACATCGGCTCGACCGGTGAGCGGGGTCTGCACCACCTGATCTGGGAGGTCGTCGACAACGCGGTCGACGAGGCGATGGCCGGGTTCGCCACCCGCGTCGACGTCAAGATCCACGCCGACGGCAGCGTCGAGGTCCGTGACGACGGCCGCGGCATCCCGGTCGAGATGCACGCGACCGGCATGCCCACCATCGACGTCGTCATGACCCAGCTGCACGCGGGCGGCAAGTTCGACGGCGAGACCTACGCGGTCTCCGGCGGTCTGCACGGCGTCGGCGTCTCCGTGGTGAACGCCCTGTCGACGCGCCTCGAGGCCACCGTGTTGCGGGACGGCCACGAGTGGTTCCAGTACTACGACCGATCGGTGCCCGGCAAGCTCAAGCAGGGCGGTCCGACCGACGAGACCGGGACCACGATCCGATTCTGGGCCGATCCGGATATCTTCGAGACCACCGACTACAACTTCGAGACGGTCGCGCGCCGCCTGCAGGAGATGGCGTTCCTCAACAAGGGCCTGACCATCGAACTGACCGACGAGCGGGTCACCGCCGAAGAAGTGGTCGACGACGTCGTCAGCGACACCGCAGAAGCCCCCAAGACCGCCGACGAGAAGGCCGCGGAGGCCACCGCACCGAGCAAGGTCAAGCACCGCGTCTTCCACTACCCCGGCGGTCTCGTCGACTACGTCAAACACATCAACCGCACGAAAACCCCCATCCAGCAGAGCATCATCGACTTCGACGGGAAGGGCCCGGGCCACGAGGTCGAGATCGCGATGCAGTGGAACGCGGGGTATTCGGAGTCGGTGCACACCTTCGCCAACACCATCAACACCCATGAGGGTGGTACCCACGAGGAGGGCTTCCGGGCGGCGTTGACCAGCGTGGTCAACCGGTACGCCAAGGACAAGAAGCTGCTCAAGGACAAGGACCCGAACCTCACCGGCGACGATATCCGGGAGGGTCTGGCGGCGGTGATCTCGGTGAAGGTGGCCGAACCGCAGTTCGAGGGCCAGACCAAGACCAAACTGGGCAACACCGAGGTCAAGTCGTTCGTGCAGAAGATCTGCAACGAGCAGCTGCAGCACTGGTTCGAGGCCAACCCCGCCGAGGCGAAAACCGTTGTGAACAAAGCGGTTTCGTCGGCGCAGGCGCGGATCGCGGCGCGTAAGGCGCGGGAGTTGGTGCGGCGGAAGAGCGCGACCGATATCGGTGGGTTGCCGGGCAAGCTGGCCGATTGCCGTTCGACGGATCCGTCCAAGTCCGAGCTGTATGTGGTGGAGGGTGATTCCGCGGGTGGTTCGGCCAAGAGCGGCCGGGACTCGATGTTTCAGGCGATCCTGCCGCTGCGCGGCAAGATCATCAATGTGGAGAAGGCGCGGATCGACCGGGTGTTGAAGAACACCGAGGTGCAGTCGATCATCACCGCGTTGGGTACCGGTATCCACGACGAGTTCGACATCTCGAAGTTGCGGTATCACAAGATCGTGTTGATGGCCGATGCCGATGTGGATGGTCAGCACATCTCGACGTTGTTGTTGACGTTGTTGTTCCGGTTCATGAAGCCGTTGGTGGAAAACGGGCACATCTTCTTGGCGCAGCCGCCGTTGTACAAGCTCAAGTGGCAGCGTTCCGAGCCGGAGTTCGCCTATTCCGATCGTGAGCGTGACGGGTTGTTGGAGGCCGGGCGCAAGGCGGGTAAGAAGATCAATGTCGATGACGGTATCCAGCGGTACAAGGGTCTGGGTGAGATGGATGCCAAGGAGTTGTGGGAGACCACGATGGATCCGTCGGTGCGGGTGTTGCGTCAGGTGACCCTTGATGACGCCGCGGCCGCCGACGAACTGTTCTCCATCCTCATGGGCGAGGACGTCGAGGCGCGCCGCAGCTTCATCACCCGCAACGCCAAAGACGTTCGCTTCCTGGACGTTTAACCTCCTCGTACCCTGACGTTCGACAACGGTTAACCCTCGGTGCGCTAGTTTCGGCAGGAGCCGACGAAGCACTGCGAGGGGAGCCGCCGCGATGGAGCCGATCGGAGCACCCGGGGTCACGCCCGCCGGTGTGCGCAGCCTGCCGATGCCGACCGTGCTCGGGGTGACGGCCCTCGGCGTGGTGGGGTTCGGCCTGCATGCCGGACCGGTGTACCGCGGAGCAGCGGCGGTGACACCGACCTGGGCCGGAATCGGCAGCCTCGCGTTGTTGTTGGCCGGACTGCTGGCAATGCCCGCCCGGCGGGCGCACGGCGGCCAGTACCGGACGATCGTCGCCGTGCTTTCGGTCTTCGGTCTACTGCTGGTGGCGATGGCGTTGATCGACCGGCCTGCCGGGGCCGCCATCGGGTGGGCGCTGATCGTGATCGTCGTGCTGGCGGCCGCCCAGACGGTGCTCGCCGTGCTGATCGGCCTCGAGGCCGCACCGACAGACCACACACCGGCTCGGCCGGCACCGCGAGAGGTCCCCCCGACCGGAGCCGAGTTCGCCGGACACTCCGGAATGCCGTGGGGAACAACAGATCCCCACCGGCAGGAGCGGGGCGTGGCGTACGGTCAGGCCCAGCAATCGGCACCGGTGCGGCAACGGCTGCCCGCCGAGCAGCCTCAGCCACCCCAACCGCCTCGAGTCGAGTTCACGCCGCCGGCGTCCCCGGCGGCGACCGGTGCTCAGCCGGCCGGTGGTTCGGCCACACCGTACGGTGTGTGGGGACACAACCCGCAACCGATGACAGGACGTTCCGAGGGCGCCGGTACGGACCGGGGTCAGGCGCGCCAGCGTCGTCAGCCGGCCCGCAGCGACCGGCCGATGTAACGCAACTCCTCATGTGTGGCAACCATTGTCACCACCGCGGTGTCCGATCGGGTGGTGACCACCACCCGATCGGCCTGGTCGCGGATCTGCTGCAATGTGACGTCGGCGCCACCCGAGACCGCCGAGCCCGGCGCCAGGACGACCATGCAGGTGACCCCGACACGCGTCGCGGCCTCGGGTACGCCGTCGAAGACCGCCACGGTGTAGTTGCGCTCCGAACCGGCCTGCAGTGCACCGCGGTTGAAATCGGTGACCCACAACAACCGGCTGTCGCCGACGTTGTCGACCATGTCCCGCCACATGCCGGATCGGTTGGTGTGCACCAGGATTCTGGCGCCGAGCGCCAGCGCCCGTAACACCACCTGCTGGACCAGATGCAGCGACCCGGATATCTCCACCCGTGCGATGCGCGGGCCGAACACCGGAAGTGCCACGGCGCGACCGTGGTCGTCGGCGCCGATCACCTGCCCACACCCCGACGCCGGAATCCGGATATCGGCGAAATCCGAACTGGCACTGCCGAAACACCACGGGGCGACCTCATGCTCAGGACGGGTCATCGGCAAGCTCGCCATGAGTGCGGGCAGTTGGCGGCCCGGGAGTGCACCCAACCCGTCCACCGGCGCGCGGTTCACCGGGCCGAAGCTGTCGAAGCGTGCGGTGCCGGTGATGCCGGTGGAGTCCGCACCGAGATTGCGCAGCGATATCGCCACCGTGGTGGAATAGCTGGGCACCGTCCACAGCCGTCCGAGGCCCGCTGTGGTCAGGATGTCGCGCTGGAGCCCGAAGCTCGTCATGCGAAAGTTGCCGTCGGCACAGTAATCCCAATCCTCGTGCAGATTCGCCAGATTCGCACCGCCGCACAGTTGAGTCACGGCCTGGCCGATCTCGGCTGCCGCCAGGACCCGCACCCGCAAGCCCGCCTCGGTGAGCCGGTTGGCCACCCGGCGGGTGGCCACCATCGCGGTACGCAACATACCGGTGCGGCCCCCGCCACGCAGCCCGACCGCTTCCGGGCAGCGCGACGGGTCGAAACGGATCGTCACCCACACCGTGCGGTGCGCGATGGCAGGCAACGGGCCGAGGACGGCGTCATACACCGCGGCCAACGGGGTGTGCCCATGCGATCTCGACCCGTGACCGATCACGTCGATCGAATCGAGTTCGAGGTCGAACTGCCGTAAGCAGTCGACCAGAACCTCAAGCGGAACCATCTCCCCCGACACCGTCGAGCCGGGTGCCATGACGGTGAGGTCTTCGGGCTTGTCCTCGATGCGCAGCACCGTGACCAGAGTGCTGCCGTCCCAACGGAACCCGTACGGCCCCGCGTCCGGATCGGCCGGGTCCGCGACGTGGTCGAACGCGTCGGGAACCGCGATCATGCCCGCGCGCCTGCGGTGTCCACGCAGGAACGCCCAGCGCGCCGCCGCGGCCCGCGCCACGCTGACGCCGCGCCCGCGGCCGATCATGACGGCGATGAGCAGCGCCGCACCGCCCGCCCAGATCCACCATGGCGTGCCCGTCCAGAACCACGCCACCGCGGCCAGTGCGACGATGAGCTGTGCCGACACCAGTTCGGTTAACGGAAGCACACGTTCGGGATAAATGTTGGTGGAGGCCAGAAGTCGATTCGGTGGGTCTGGTTCGGTTGCGGTGGACACGCGTCGATGATCCTCCTCCGGAGCCGGAAAGGCTTACCACGCAGTCTAAGCCGCGGTGTAAAGTCGGTGCCCTGCCGATCTGACAGGGGGATGTCGAGTGCCGGCGCAAATCACGACTCGTGCGCAGGTGAACGGATATCGGTTCCTGCTGCGTCGCCTGGAACACGCCTTGATCCGCGGGGATTCGCGCATGATCCACGATCCGATGCGCGGACAGACCCGGGCGATGCTGGTCGGTCTGGTGATCGGCATCATCATCGTCGGGGCGTGCGGCGTCCTGGCGTTCTTCAAGCCGCAACCGTCCGTCGGCGACGCCGACATCTTGTTGAGCAAGTCCAACGGCGCGATTTTCGTCCGGATCGGCGACCGTGCACACCCGGCTCTCAATCTGGCCTCGGCCCGGTTGATCGCAGGCAGCAGCGAGACGCCCGCGGTCGTCGACGACAAGAAACTGGCCGCCCTGCAACGCGGTCCGGTGGTGGGCATCGTCGGTGCGCCGATGGCGATCGCCGCGGGCGATGACATGTCCAGATCGGATTGGTCGGTCTGCGACGCGACCGAGAGACCCGCGGTGGTGGAGAGCACCGGGTCACCGGTGGTGCGTACCTCGGTATTGGCCAGCGAGCCGGTGTTGGACGAGCAGACCCGCGCGGCCGGGCCCGGCGACGCGGTACTCGTGCGCGCCGCCGGGCAGCACTATCTGCTGTATGACGGCGTGCGGGCACCGATCGACCCGGCTGACCCGGTGCTGGCCAACGCGTTACATCTGCGCGGGGCCGAAGCCCGCGAGATCTCACCGGGCCTGCTCAACGCGTTCCCGCTGGCGGCGCCCATCGTCGCGGTGTCGGTACCGGGTGCCGGTCAGCCGGCTCCCGCGGGTCTACCGGAATCGGTCACGGTGGGCTCGATCATCCGGACCTCCGACACCGCCGGCGACAAGCTGTTCGTCGTGCTGGCCGACGGGGTTCAGCAGATCTCACCCCCGACCGCCGACATCATCCGCTACGGCGACCCGGCGGCCGACCGCGAGCCGCAGACCGTGTCACCGGCGCTGCTCACCGCGGTGCCGGTGGTCGAGCGGCTTGCGTTGGGGCACTACCCGACGGTCACACCACGCATCGCGGACGTGCATGCCGATCCCGTCGTGTGCTTCGCCTGGCAGCGGGGCAACACCGAGAATTCGGCGTCGACGCGGATGCTGATCGGTCGCAGGGTGCCGCTGCCCGAGGGCGCGGCCACGGTGCCGCTGGCCACCGCCGACGGCAACGGACCACGGCTCGATTCGGTGTATCTCAAACCCGGTACGGGAGAATACGTCCAGGCCGTCGGCGCCGCACCCGCGTCGGGCGCCATGGGCCAGCTGTTCTATGTCGCCGACACCGGTCAGCGCTTCCACATCCACGATCCGGCCGCCGCCGATGCGCTCGGCGTGCACGGCGTCGACGACCCCGCCAACCCGCACGGCGAGCACAAGCTGCCGCAACTTGCGCCGTGGCCGGTGCTGTCATTGCTGCCCGCGGGTCCCGAGCTTTCCCGGCAGGCCGCGCTCATCGCACACGACGGCATGTCGGCCGACCCCGCGGGCGGGCCGTTTCAACTGCCCGAGAACTGATCACAGCCGCAGGCCGCGAACGTAGCCGTAGAGGCCGACGATCCAGAAGCACAGCGGGAAAACCAGTCCGATCGCGACATATTCGAGAATCTCGACGCATCGTCGCATGACCGGTGAGAAGTCGAGGCGGGGTGCGATGAGGCCGCACAGCAACGCCAGCGTCGCCAGCGCGACCGCGGCCGATCCGGCGCGGGCATGCCAGGCGGGCAGTTCGGCGGCGGTCTTGAACACGGTGAGAACAGCGATGCTCAAGCCGGCACCGATCATCGCGGCCGACTGCACCAGGTCGTGGTGGGTGCGGCCGCGCAGACACATCGCGGCGGCCACCACCACCGCGAACAGCGTTCCCTGCCAATAGAAGCCGTCGGACGTGTCGACGGCGAGGTAGCAGCCGAACATCGCGGTGATGCCGGCACCGACGAGGATCCCGGTGAGGTACTCATTGGCGCGACGCACCCGGTGCAGCAGGCGTTCCTCGGTGGGTATCACCTGCAGACCGATCGCGCCGACGCCCTCGACGGTCGCCCCGCCGTGGGTCTCGATCTCATCGAGAGGTTCACCGGCGGTGGGAACCCGGGGTAGCGGCAGCCGGGAAAGCAGGATCGTGACGCGCGGTGCCAGGTACAGCACGACCACCGACACCGTCGCGACGACGGCCCCGAGCATCCGCGGCTGTGGCTGCCAGAGGTTGACCGCGACCGCCGTCGCACCCCCGAGCAGCGACAGCGCGATCACGAAACTGTGGAACACGTGGCCCGTGCGGGTGATCTGCAGAATGAGTTGCGCCGCAAGCGCAACGACGCCGAACGCGAGCGGAAGTGACGGTACGGCGAAACCATCGGGAACAATGCACAACGATCCGGTGAACAACAGCGGAACCGCGAGCACCGACAGCGCCACCGACGCGAAAAGGCCGTCGCCGCGCCGGGTTACGGCGCAGGCGGCGCCGACGAGCAGCACCGCGCCCGCCAGCGTGACGCCTGCCCCGATGACCGTGTGACCGGTTTGCGAAAGTCGCCACGCCCAGGCGAGCGCGGCGAGAAACGCAAAGCTGAAGGCCACCAGCGCCGTTCGGTGCGAACTTAGCCACCGGCGCGCGGCCGAGGTGTCGGCAGCACCGTCGATGTCGTCGAACAGGGTTGGCACCGAAGGGGTTGCGCAGGCCCGCACGAGCAGCACGTCGCCGTCGAACACACCGGCCGAGGACAGCGTGCGGTCGGCATCGATCACCGGCAGGCCCAACGGTGCCAGGCTCCACCGGTCGGGTGTGTCGTCGAACCGGATGTTCTCGGCTCCGCGGGCCGTGAGCTGCGCATTCGCGATGTCGATCAGATCGGCCATGTAGCTGCGGATTTCGAGTTCCTCCGGCAGGCCGACATCCAACCGCAGGTCGCCGATCAGCACGGTGACCCGGGTCAGCCCGGTCTCGGTACCCGACGGGGTTTCCAGGTCCGCAAGCGATGGGGGCAGGGTCATCTGCGGCAACCTATCGTGCGCGCGGTCAGTATGGTGATGTCTGAAAACTAGCAGCCGGGACGACAGTTGGCGCCGGGGGGATGTTCGGTGGGGACGCAGGGTTTCGTGCGACGGACACGGGTCGCGGTGCCCCGGATGCCCGGAGGCGAGGTCAATCTGCAGGCGCCGCCCGAGGTTCCCCGGGTCATCCCGGGCAACCTGTTCATCCGGTTGCTTCCGGTGGTGATGGTGATCGCCGTGATCGGGATGATCGCGCTGATGTTCACCGTCGGTGGCCGCGCCATGGCGACCAACCCGATGATGATGATGTTCCCGATGATGATGCTGTTGTCGATGGTCGGGATGTTCCTCGGCGGCGGCGCCCGATCCGGCAAGGCCGCCGCGGAACTCAACGAGGAACGCAAGGACTACTTCCGGTACCTGTCGAACCTGCGCGACGACGCGGAGAGGACGGGGAGCGAGCAGCGCCGCGCACTGCAGTGGAGCCACCCCGATCCCCGCACCCTGCCCGACGTCGTGGGGACCCGGCGGATGTGGGAACGCAGGCCCGCCGACGGGGACTTCTGCCATGTGCGGGTCGGCATCGGCACGCACCGGTTGGCGACCCGGCTGCTGGCCCCGGAAACCGGCCCCGCCGAGGATCTGGAGCCGGTGTCGACGGTGGCGCTGCGGCGCTTCGTGCGGACGCATTCGGTCGCGCATGCCATGCCGACCGCGGTGTCGCTGCGGGCGTTCCCGGTTGTCGACTTCGACGGCGAGCCGGGGCCGACCCGGCAGTTGGTCCGCTCGATGTTGCTGGAACTGTGCGTGTTTCACGGCCCGGAGCATCTGGAGGTCGCGGTCGTCACGGCCAATCCCGACGGGGAGAACTGGCAATGGGTGAAGTGGTTGCCCCAGGCCCAGCACCAGACCGACAGTGACGGCCTCGGCACGTCACGGCTGATCTTCTCGTCGC
This region of Mycolicibacterium goodii genomic DNA includes:
- the recF gene encoding DNA replication/repair protein RecF (All proteins in this family for which functions are known are DNA-binding proteins that assist the filamentation of RecA onto DNA for the initiation of recombination or recombinational repair.); amino-acid sequence: MYVRHLGLTDFRSWARVELELEPGRTVFVGPNGFGKTNLVEALWYSATLGSHRVATDAPLVRAGAERAIVSSIVVNEGRELAVDLEITSGRANKARLNRSPVRSAREILGVLRAVLFSPEDLSLVRGDPGDRRRYLDELATTRRPALAGVRADYDKVVRQRTALLKTAAGARYRGDRSVLDTLDVWDGHLAAHGAALIASRVKLVEELQPEVEKAYQLLAPASRPAAIRYRSSVEAIENAAAPESVEFYEAALLDALARRRDAELERGVCLVGPHRDDLELRLGDQPAKGFASHGESWSMALSLRLGAYELLCSDGVEPVLLLDDVFAELDTARRRALANVAGSAEQVLVTAAVAEDIPQDWDARRIEIRMVEDDGGRVSMVRS
- a CDS encoding DUF721 family protein, with the protein product MTDDFDTEPDLDDTAAAPVVPDHLAGLRGIDLVRRTLEEARGAARSQGKDVGRGRSGPVRRPAGNRRRRTWSGPGPDVRDPQLLGNVAQDLARSRGWAARVAEGSVFGRWRAVVGDQIADHATPTALNEGVLTVTAESTAWATQLRMVQSQLLAKIAAAVGDGVVTSLKIVGPAGPSWRKGRYHVSGRGPRDTYG
- the gnd gene encoding phosphogluconate dehydrogenase (NAD(+)-dependent, decarboxylating), coding for MQLGLIGLGKMGFNMRERLREAGHEVIGYDPRPEVSDVANLEELAAALTAPRVVWVMVPSGTITHATIVELADVLGAGDLVIDGGNSRYTEDGPHAKLLGDKGINFVDAGVSGGVWGLTEGYGLMVGGSDADVARAMPIFDALRPPGDLADGFVHAGPVGAGHYAKMVHNGIEYGLMHAYAEGYELLAAEDLIVDPQAVIQAWSNGTVVRSWLQSLLAKALKEDPGFADISGYTEDSGEGRWTVEEAIAHRVPMPVIAASLFARFASRQDDSPTMKAVSALRNQFGGHAVKRISESG
- the dnaN gene encoding DNA polymerase III subunit beta; its protein translation is MATTTAGLTDLKFRVVREDFADAVAWVARNLPTRPTIPVLAGVLLTGTDEGLTISGFDYEVSAEVKVSAEIASAGSVLVSGRLLSDITKALPAKPVEVGVEGTRVSLTCGSARFSLPTLAVEDYPALPALPEETGVISSDLFAEAIGQVAVAAGRDDTLPMLTGIRVEISGESVVLAATDRFRLAVRELTWVTTAGDVEAAVLVPAKTLAEAAKAGTDGNQVHLALGSGASVGKDGLLGIRSEGKRSTTRLLDAEFPKFRQLLPAEHTAVATIGVAELTEAIKRVALVADRGAQIRMEFGDDTLKLSAGADDVGRAEEDLPVDFAGEPLTIAFNPTYLTDGLGSLHSERVTFGFTTPSRPAVLRPAGEDDGTGGGSGPFPAAKTDYVYLLMPVRLPG